One genomic region from uncultured Cohaesibacter sp. encodes:
- a CDS encoding IclR family transcriptional regulator: MGAIRTESVERAMSILQAFSTQRPRMTLADLARETGLHKSTILRLTNSLQIYGFINRDEGGVYSIGASIWRLGVIFRQEFNDGEDIRPLLRELVKLTGETASFYVRAGNERVCLYRENSPNLMRFHLEEGMRMDLSTGASGMVLRRYSGEAVEDLYLFSDRGTVQSVGKRNPDIASISTPVFNCHGVLRGALTVSGLIERFDAQARQAVIAPLEHFASRLQQILPG; this comes from the coding sequence CAGGCATTCTCAACGCAAAGGCCGCGAATGACTTTGGCGGATCTGGCTCGCGAAACAGGCCTGCACAAAAGCACGATCTTGCGTTTGACCAATTCCTTGCAGATTTACGGATTCATCAATCGCGATGAGGGCGGGGTTTATTCAATTGGTGCCAGCATTTGGCGGCTCGGCGTGATTTTCAGACAGGAATTCAACGATGGCGAAGACATCCGCCCGTTGCTCCGCGAACTTGTCAAGCTGACGGGTGAAACGGCTTCCTTCTATGTGCGGGCTGGCAATGAGAGGGTCTGTCTCTATCGGGAAAATTCCCCCAATCTCATGCGCTTCCATCTTGAGGAAGGCATGCGCATGGATTTGTCCACCGGGGCATCCGGTATGGTCTTGCGGCGTTATTCGGGTGAGGCCGTTGAAGATTTGTACCTATTCAGCGACAGAGGAACGGTGCAGTCGGTTGGCAAGCGCAATCCCGATATCGCATCCATTTCGACGCCGGTCTTCAACTGTCACGGGGTCTTGCGCGGGGCCTTGACGGTATCCGGTCTGATCGAACGGTTTGATGCGCAAGCGCGGCAGGCCGTGATCGCCCCTCTAGAGCATTTTGCTTCCAGATTGCAGCAGATCCTGCCTGGTTAG
- a CDS encoding DUF2000 family protein: MFDTKIAIIVRDDLATWQKLNVTAFLMSGITGANPGIIGSPYRDSENNHHLPMSVQPVIVLSAEANTLLNIRRRARDREVETVAYIEEMFATGHDEANRAVFAEHGPDELNTVGIALRADKKIVDKITKGAKMHS, from the coding sequence ATGTTTGATACCAAGATTGCCATCATTGTTCGTGATGACCTTGCCACTTGGCAAAAGCTCAATGTGACCGCTTTCTTGATGAGTGGTATCACCGGAGCCAATCCCGGCATCATCGGATCACCTTACAGAGACAGCGAGAACAATCATCATCTGCCGATGTCTGTTCAACCCGTTATCGTCTTGTCCGCCGAAGCCAATACGCTTCTCAATATTCGCAGACGGGCGCGGGACAGGGAGGTGGAGACCGTAGCCTATATCGAGGAGATGTTTGCCACAGGGCATGACGAGGCCAATCGCGCCGTTTTTGCCGAGCATGGTCCAGACGAGCTCAACACGGTCGGAATCGCTCTGCGCGCAGATAAGAAAATCGTCGACAAAATCACCAAAGGGGCAAAGATGCATAGTTAG
- a CDS encoding Lrp/AsnC family transcriptional regulator, whose amino-acid sequence MAVDRTDRRILALLSKNVRMTNKELAYEVGLAPSSLHERLKRLQESNLIAGAHADIRLEHMGLALKALMFIQMAEHKKNDLDQFLREVLKIPEVRAGWMISGRFDAVVEVVTKNTAHLHRLVVEQFSSRKEISRIETSIVFESVVQNDLSETLNLIDEEQQETV is encoded by the coding sequence ATGGCTGTTGACCGAACAGATCGTCGCATTTTGGCACTTCTATCGAAGAATGTGCGGATGACCAACAAAGAGCTCGCATATGAGGTCGGTTTAGCCCCATCAAGCCTTCACGAGCGACTGAAGCGACTTCAGGAAAGCAATTTGATAGCGGGCGCACATGCGGATATTCGCTTGGAGCATATGGGGCTTGCACTGAAAGCCTTGATGTTCATCCAGATGGCAGAGCACAAAAAGAACGACCTCGATCAGTTTCTCAGGGAAGTTTTGAAAATTCCAGAGGTTCGGGCTGGCTGGATGATCAGTGGCCGCTTTGATGCGGTCGTTGAAGTGGTCACCAAAAACACTGCCCATCTGCACCGGCTGGTGGTAGAGCAGTTTTCATCTCGAAAAGAGATAAGCCGCATCGAAACATCAATTGTCTTCGAAAGCGTGGTGCAGAATGATCTCTCTGAAACCCTCAATCTGATTGACGAAGAACAACAAGAAACGGTTTGA